One window of Triticum dicoccoides isolate Atlit2015 ecotype Zavitan chromosome 5A, WEW_v2.0, whole genome shotgun sequence genomic DNA carries:
- the LOC119300781 gene encoding amino acid permease 6-like, whose amino-acid sequence MEMERRSVVYDSEGGDDHERQGTVWTATSHIVAAVVGSGVLALAWTVAQLGWVVGPLVLLGFSCVTYYTSTLLANCYRYPDPVSGAVNREYIDAVRCYLGRKNVLLCGCAQYVNLWGTLVGYTITASTSMVAVKRVNCFHRSGFSTTGCNSSGSTYMVLFGLMQLLLSQLPSLHNIAWLSVVAVATSFGYSFISLGLCAAKWASHGDVRGTLAGASVDAPRDKAFNVLLALGNIAFSYTFADVLIEIQDTLKSPPAENKTMKRASLYGLSMTTVFYLLLGCTGYAAFGNDAPGNILTGLAFYEPYWLVDVANVCVIVHLAGAYQVFAQPIFARLESYVACRWPDAKIINATYYARVPGRPSSSVPVAPLKLVLRTVIIMFTTLVAMLLPFFNAVLGLIGALGFWPLSVYFPVSMHIARLKIRRGEGRWYWLQAMSFVCLLISLAASIGSVQDIVHNLKTATPF is encoded by the exons ATGGAAATGGAGAGGAGATCAGTAGTGTATGATTCTGAAGGAGGTGATGATCATGAGAGGCAAG GGACGGTGTGGACGGCGACGTCACACATCGTGGCGGCGGTGGTCGGCTCCGGCGTGCTGGCACTGGCGTGGACGGTGGCGCAGCTGGGGTGGGTGGTGGGCCCACTCGTCCTCTTGGGCTTCTCCTGCGTTACCTACTACACCTCTACCCTCCTGGCCAACTGCTACCGCTACCCGGACCCCGTCTCCGGCGCCGTCAACCGGGAGTACATCGACGCTGTCCGGTGCTACCTTG GCCGGAAGAACGTGCTGCTGTGCGGGTGTGCGCAGTACGTGAACCTGTGGGGCACGCTTGTGGGCTACACCATCACGGCAAGCACCAGCATGGT cgcGGTGAAGCGAGTCAACTGCTTCCACCGGTCGGGTTTCAGCACGACGGGATGCAACTCGTCGGGGAGCACGTACATGGTGCTGTTCGGCCTAATGCAGCTGCTGCTCTCCCAGCTTCCCAGCCTCCACAACATCGCCTGGCtctccgtcgtcgccgtcgccacctCCTTCGGCTACTCCTTCATCAGCCTCGGCCTCTGCGCCGCCAAGTGGGCCTCCCATGGCGACGTGCGCGGCACCCTCGCCGGCGCCAGCGTCGACGCGCCCCGTGACAAGGCCTTCAACGTCCTCCTGGCCCTCGGCAACATCGCCTTCTCCTACACCTTCGCCGACGTGCTCATCGAGATCCAGGACACTCTCAAATCTCCTCCCGCGGAGAACAAGACCATGAAGCGCGCGTCGCTCTACGGCCTCAGCATGACCACCGTCTTCTACCTCCTCCTGGGCTGCACCGGCTACGCCGCCTTCGGCAACGATGCCCCCGGGAACATCCTCACGGGTCTGGCCTTCTACGAGCCCTACTGGCTCGTCGACGTCGCCAACGTGTGCGTCATCGTGCACCTCGCGGGCGCCTATCAGGTGTTCGCGCAGCCCATCTTCGCGAGGCTGGAGAGCTACGTAGCGTGCCGGTGGCCGGACGCCAAGATCATCAACGCCACGTACTATGCGCGCGTGCCGGGCCGGCCGTCTTCGTCAGTGCCGGTGGCGCCGCTCAAGCTGGTGTTGCGCACCGTCATCATCATGTTCACCACGCTGGTGGCGATGCTGCTGCCATTTTTCAACGCCGTGCTGGGGCTCATCGGCGCGCTAGGCTTCTGGCCGCTGTCCGTCTACTTCCCTGTCAGCATGCACATCGCGAGACTCAAGATCAGGCGCGGCGAGGGGCGGTGGTACTGGCTGCAGGCCATGAGCTTCGTCTGCCTCCTCATCTCCCTCGCCGCAAGCATCGGGTCCGTGCAGGACATCGTGCACAACCTCAAGACCGCAACCCCCTTCTAG